TGCTGTGGAAAGATCGGATATTTGCGCTGTGCCTGCTGCGTCTGTTGTAGGCGAGGCAGTGATTGCAATAGAATTGGCAAATGCGATAATGGAAAAATTTGGTGGAGATTCAATAATTGAACTAAAGAGAAACTATAAATCGTATCTATCTTATATGGAAAAATATTAATTATGTATGGAACACATTATATTGGTCGGAATGATGGGATCGGGCAAAACAACAATAGGAAATCTTGTAGCAAAAAAGAGCGGAAGGAATTTTATGGATACGGATACGATCATAGAACAAGAGGATGCTATGTCCATATCTGATATAATGGTTTTGCGGGGAGAGTCTTACTTCAGGGCATTAGAGAGGAGAATTATTTTATCTATTGGGGTAACGAAGCCGTTTGTCATATCAACCGGCGGCGGAGCTGTAATGGATTACGATATATTTAATTTTTTAAAGAAATTGGGTAAAGTCGTTTATCTTAAAGCAAGTCCGGAAACTCTTTACAGGCGTGTTGCCAACACCGAGAATAGACCGCTTCTCAGAAATGGGGATAGACTTTTGACTATACGGAAACTTTTACAAGAAAGAGAAGGGCGATATCTTGAATCGGACATTGTTATTGAAACGGATAACCGTTCTCATGATGAGATTGCGGATGAAATCATTAAAAAGGTTTTATGAATACCGATGTAATAAATGTAAAAATCAGCATGAACGATTGCGGCTATAAAATACTTATAACGGATGAATTAACGATTCATTCATTGATCGATTACATTAAGGAAATGGATTTCAGGAATTTAATCGTGCTGATTAATCTTGTGGTAAAACGCCTTTATATATCTACAATTGAATCTGCGTTAGATATCTTAAAACAAAAAAAGGATATAATACGTATTGAGTAAAATTATAGATTATGATAAAAAGGATATCGGAGGAATGATAAATCTGGTTTTACTTGAGAAGATAGATAAACTACGGGTTATGAAACTCGGGAAAAATGAATTTAAAAAAATATTAACGGAGGTTAGACTATGAAGTTTAGATTATTTTTTGAAACGATGCTAATTGGTTCAATAATTGCTATTATGGGTTGCGGTGCTAATCAAGCTCCGAATACTGCTGTGTTAAGCATTAATCCATCCAGTATTAGTGTACCATATCAACCCAATGAAAACCCGTCTCAGGATTACTGTATTATAACCACTGTATCAGGTCCATCGCAGGTACAGCAGCCTGGTGTTACACAGAGTAATACTAATTTATTGCCTATGAATGGTATACAGGTAAAATATGATTCTCCATACGCGTTAGGTGAAATGAACGGAGGGGTAGGATATCTGGGATTCCTTGATAAGGGTAATCCATCTCCGGCACCTTATTATAATACAACAAACAGTCAAGGTACAAGTCTTATATGTGTAATGCTTTGTATAACTAATCAATGCTCTACATCACCTATTGCATTTACAGGGACTGCCGAACCTCTTACATACACTACATATATTGAAGTGTCTTCCGGCAGTGCAACACCGGTACAGGTCAACATATCGGTAAATTAAATGCCAAACCATTTTTAGATGCATGATTATGAAAAGAATAAGAGAAAGGTCGGGAATAAAGGTGAAGATGCCGCGGTTGGTTTTTTGAAAGAGAATAAATATAAGATACTTGACAGAAACTATAGATCAAAATTCGGTGAAATCGATATAATAGCAGGTGATCAGAAGTATACGGTTTTTGTAGAGGTAAGAAGTAAAAATACAGAGTTTTATGGGAATGCTGAAGAATCTATTGTAAAAAAGAAGAAAAAGCGAATTACACTTACAGCAATGACTTACATTCAAAAGAATCACTTAGAGAATAGCCCTGTAAGGTTTGATGTGGTGGTAATAAATCCAGACAATTCCATAGAAATTATAAAAAATGCGTTTGATGCAGAATTCGGCTAAACTATTCATAGTCTCAACCCCGATAGGGAATCTTGAGGATATCACTATCAGAGCAATAAACATTCTTCGCAGTGTTGATATGATAGCATGTGAGGATACAAGGACATCGTCGATCCTTTTAAACAGGTATAATATTAAGTCGAGGCTTAAGAGCTTTCATAAATACTCAACAAAAGAACAGGCTTTGCATATCCTTAACGACATAAAGCAGGGTAAAAGTTTAGCATATATTACGGATGCGGGTACACCGGGTATCTCAGACCCGGGTGCCTATCTTGTGAAGCTTGCTTTTGAGAACGATATACAGGTTGTCCCGGTCCCAGGGACATCTGCAATTACCTGTGCAGCTTCGGTAAGCGGTATGACTGAGCATGGATTTATATTTCTTGGTTTTTTACCCGGACCTTCTTTAAAAAAGAAAAAGATTATTAATAAATTTATTAATCTTGGTTTACCGGTGGTGTTTTATGAATCTCCGCATAGATTGCTCAATACTGTAAGGGTAATAAATGATTTGAAAGCAGACTGCAAAATGTTTATATTTAAAGAATTGACAAAAATGCATGAACAGATTTTGTCGGGGACGCCGGAAGATATTATAAGCAAATATGGGAGTATGGATATAATCAAAGGAGAGTATACGATTATTGTAGAATGCGAGGGTTTAGGCAGCAAAAAAGACTTTTTAGAATATGATAAAAAGGGATTGCTTGAGATAGCCTCTTCATTAACAGGGCTCGATAAAAGAGAGATTTATAAAAGGTTGTTTAATAAATAATTATAATAGAAGGGTAAAACATGAATGATTTTGAGAGATTGACTACACTTGCGAAACACCGCAAACAGAATTTTGGCAGATCTGTAACGACCGAGATTTACAGGCCCGACAAGGACATACTTGCAGTTTCAAAGATGCATGACGATTACCATGACATTCATATAATAATACTCGTTGATGGTGAAAAGTTTACAATAAAAGATATAGCCGCGAGGATGGAGCGTATTCCATATCCAGTATGTGAGCTGTCTAATAATGGTGTAAAAAGACTCATAGGTTTAAACATATTTAAACGCGGTATTCTGAAAGATGTAAAAGAAAAATACCCGAGGGCGGAAGGATGCACACACATCTTTGAGATGCTTGAGTCGAGCTTCAGGGCGTTATTCGGTGCAATTTCTTCGTTTATAGGCGAACAGATCATTGGTGATGTACATCTGGAGCTTGAGGAATCGAGGCAGGTTGGTATTGCGAATCCTACTTTAAGAAATACGTGTATGGCATTTAGCGAAAAGGATGAAAAACCGGAATTGCTTGAGTTGACTATAAAGAAAATAAATTTTAAACAATAGGTAAACAGCGAGGGTGGCGGAACTGGTAGACGCGCTAGACTTAGGATCTAGTGGGATAACCGTAGGGGTTCAACTCCCCTCCCTCGCAATAAAATTAATGCAAAGGATTTGTTGATGAAGATTGTAAATGTAGAAACGGTTAGTGATGTAAGAAAGAGAATATCTGTGGTTATCCCAAAGGATATGACCGCGGATATGATAAAAAAAGAATTTGATAAATTTAGTAAAAAAGCCAGCATACCGGGATTTAGAAAAGGTAAAATACCAAAAGAAATAATTGAGGAAAGGTTTAAAAAAGATATTGAATATGAGACGGGTATTGAACT
The genomic region above belongs to Deltaproteobacteria bacterium and contains:
- a CDS encoding YraN family protein, which translates into the protein MHDYEKNKRKVGNKGEDAAVGFLKENKYKILDRNYRSKFGEIDIIAGDQKYTVFVEVRSKNTEFYGNAEESIVKKKKKRITLTAMTYIQKNHLENSPVRFDVVVINPDNSIEIIKNAFDAEFG
- a CDS encoding shikimate kinase — translated: MEHIILVGMMGSGKTTIGNLVAKKSGRNFMDTDTIIEQEDAMSISDIMVLRGESYFRALERRIILSIGVTKPFVISTGGGAVMDYDIFNFLKKLGKVVYLKASPETLYRRVANTENRPLLRNGDRLLTIRKLLQEREGRYLESDIVIETDNRSHDEIADEIIKKVL
- the rsmI gene encoding 16S rRNA (cytidine(1402)-2'-O)-methyltransferase; the encoded protein is MQNSAKLFIVSTPIGNLEDITIRAINILRSVDMIACEDTRTSSILLNRYNIKSRLKSFHKYSTKEQALHILNDIKQGKSLAYITDAGTPGISDPGAYLVKLAFENDIQVVPVPGTSAITCAASVSGMTEHGFIFLGFLPGPSLKKKKIINKFINLGLPVVFYESPHRLLNTVRVINDLKADCKMFIFKELTKMHEQILSGTPEDIISKYGSMDIIKGEYTIIVECEGLGSKKDFLEYDKKGLLEIASSLTGLDKREIYKRLFNK
- a CDS encoding DUF2889 domain-containing protein — encoded protein: MNDFERLTTLAKHRKQNFGRSVTTEIYRPDKDILAVSKMHDDYHDIHIIILVDGEKFTIKDIAARMERIPYPVCELSNNGVKRLIGLNIFKRGILKDVKEKYPRAEGCTHIFEMLESSFRALFGAISSFIGEQIIGDVHLELEESRQVGIANPTLRNTCMAFSEKDEKPELLELTIKKINFKQ